A stretch of Mastomys coucha isolate ucsf_1 unplaced genomic scaffold, UCSF_Mcou_1 pScaffold1, whole genome shotgun sequence DNA encodes these proteins:
- the Spata45 gene encoding spermatogenesis-associated protein 45 encodes MNKDTEANRQGGNRKQRLEELNEHRESYCLVERSNRVSLLRVQKRHFSQAYQSLVCMQVKESVPESTRTSWMEQDLFVHKEKRHFLPKNNAIFG; translated from the exons ATGAACAAGGACACTGAAGCGAATagacagggagggaacaggaagcAGCGCCTGGAGGAGCTAAACGAGCATCGGGAGTCCTACTGCCTGGTGGAGAGAAGCAACCGGGTCAGCCTGCTGAGAGTTCAGAAGAGGCACTTCAGTCAGGCCTACCAGTCCTTAGTGTGCATGCAAGTCAAAGAATCTGTTCCCGAAAGTACCAGGACCTCCTGGATGGAACAGGATCTCTTTGTGCACAAAGAGAAAAGGCACTTTCTGCCAAAAA ATAATGCCATCTTTGGATAA